One part of the Bacteroidota bacterium genome encodes these proteins:
- a CDS encoding PAS domain S-box protein — protein sequence MLQILKILSTPYLIIAPFANTFKVIEVSNAYLKITNTKKKDLIEKGFLETLSKNTNNVMFVNALSDSLQRVVTTLKPNKTDAFQYITGNSLKNKKTQSFQIENTPVLKSDGSIEYIVHTLINVTEITNQLLIINEENEKVKTLLNKAEIISKLGTWELDLVTNKLTWSDGVYLICGYEPQSFEVTFEKGLSIIHPDDRERAINEIQETIKTGNEYKIEKRFVLANGEVRNIISKASLIKDEQGIPIKLFGVFQDITDKKEQEFEVTLLMDNTEESFILLNKDLEIVSFNKQFLHLYKNYFGLDVKKGEPILNYALPERRTLVNEIYQRVLKGEQEESELTIPVAQNIQKTFNIIYKPALNKLNEIVGVFVSVADITEKKIALDELKNSEEKYKLVFYNSPLPKWICDCETYKIIEVNEMAMSHYGYTKEEFLNMTMNDIGEVNNSFMENKEQNGVIQLGIVNHTKKDKTIIKVELFGNKINYQNKDCVLIVCNDVTAREDALRKLRNNEIKLLNAQKIAKLGYWQIQLDRQNLYWSNEVYNIWGLDKKNFDLSYDSFFETIHEEDKDLYKEEHDAFFRGEKEHDLEHRIVLPDGSTKWVHVKGNLFKDETGKALLYEGTVQDITVEKLLSISLQESNQRYAYATKATFDAIWDWDFVSDTIFWGDGFNIIFGYDLKDTKTDSSSWIEKIHSDDYKRIVDSFRQAIDGKESNWMAEFRFKKVDGIYAFIVNRGFIIRNKQGKAVRMVGAIQDITKQKAEEERLKLLESVITNTNDSILITEAEPFNHPGPRIIYVNEAFTKMTGYKAEEVIGKTPRILQGPKTNRLELKKLRQAMHKWESCEITTINYKKNGEEFWINFTVSPVADEKGWYTHWIAIERDITASKLVEQSLQASYYERNTILESIYDAFFAIDALGTVIYWNNKAEKFLGKTKEEMLGQNLWEVFKDAEQSVFFKNYRKAIAENETKHFEAQSAVLGGWFEVSAYPSANGLSVYFKDITERKNTEIKLMELHNDLEKHAKELYISNQELEQFAYVASHDLQEPLRMVTSFLTQLEKKYIDVIDDKGKQYIHFAVDGAKRMRQIILDLLEYSKLGKMEDKLEPLDINELLKEVLSLFYKKIEEKQAVICIDEMPTVLSFTSPLRQIFQNLIGNSLKYQQAGISPNISISAKELDTHWEFSVADNGIGIDALYFDKIFIIFQRLHHKQEYSGTGMGLAITKKIIENLGGKIWVESEEGKGSTFYFTIIKN from the coding sequence ATGTTACAAATATTAAAAATATTGTCAACGCCATATTTGATTATTGCTCCTTTTGCAAACACTTTTAAAGTAATTGAAGTAAGTAATGCTTATTTAAAAATTACCAACACTAAGAAAAAGGATTTAATTGAAAAAGGATTTCTAGAAACCTTATCTAAGAATACAAATAATGTAATGTTTGTTAATGCTCTTTCTGACTCATTGCAAAGAGTTGTAACTACACTAAAACCAAATAAAACAGACGCATTTCAATACATTACAGGTAATAGCTTAAAAAATAAAAAAACACAAAGTTTTCAAATAGAAAACACTCCGGTTCTCAAATCGGATGGTTCCATTGAGTATATTGTACATACGCTTATAAATGTTACGGAAATTACCAACCAATTACTAATTATAAATGAGGAAAATGAAAAGGTAAAAACCTTATTGAACAAAGCGGAGATTATTTCAAAATTGGGTACCTGGGAACTTGATTTGGTTACTAATAAATTAACATGGTCAGATGGTGTTTATTTAATTTGTGGTTATGAGCCACAATCATTTGAAGTTACTTTTGAAAAAGGATTAAGCATTATTCATCCGGATGATAGAGAAAGAGCTATTAATGAAATACAAGAAACCATTAAAACGGGTAATGAATATAAAATAGAAAAACGTTTTGTGCTGGCCAATGGTGAAGTAAGGAATATAATTTCAAAGGCTAGTTTAATAAAAGATGAGCAAGGTATCCCTATAAAGTTGTTTGGGGTTTTTCAAGATATAACAGATAAAAAAGAACAAGAGTTTGAAGTAACTCTTTTAATGGATAATACGGAGGAATCGTTTATTTTATTGAATAAAGACTTGGAAATTGTTTCATTCAATAAACAATTTTTGCATTTGTATAAAAATTACTTTGGATTGGATGTGAAAAAGGGAGAGCCAATATTGAATTATGCTTTACCTGAAAGAAGAACTCTGGTAAATGAAATTTATCAAAGGGTTTTAAAAGGAGAGCAGGAAGAATCAGAATTGACTATTCCTGTAGCACAAAATATACAAAAAACATTTAATATTATTTATAAACCGGCATTAAATAAGCTAAATGAAATAGTTGGTGTTTTTGTTTCGGTTGCAGATATTACAGAAAAGAAAATAGCTTTAGATGAGCTGAAAAATTCAGAAGAAAAATACAAATTGGTATTCTATAACAGCCCATTGCCTAAGTGGATTTGTGATTGTGAAACATATAAAATTATTGAAGTAAATGAAATGGCAATGAGCCATTATGGCTATACCAAAGAAGAGTTTTTGAATATGACCATGAATGATATTGGAGAAGTTAACAATAGCTTCATGGAGAATAAAGAACAAAATGGAGTTATTCAATTGGGTATTGTTAACCACACCAAAAAAGATAAAACCATTATTAAAGTAGAGTTATTTGGTAATAAGATAAACTATCAAAATAAAGATTGTGTATTAATAGTATGCAATGATGTAACAGCAAGAGAGGATGCCTTAAGAAAACTTCGCAACAATGAAATAAAGTTGTTAAATGCACAAAAGATAGCTAAACTAGGTTATTGGCAAATTCAACTTGATAGGCAAAATTTGTATTGGTCAAATGAGGTGTATAATATTTGGGGGCTTGATAAGAAAAATTTTGATTTAAGCTATGATTCATTTTTCGAAACGATTCATGAAGAGGATAAGGATTTATATAAAGAGGAACATGATGCTTTTTTTAGAGGAGAAAAAGAGCACGATTTAGAACATAGAATAGTTTTACCTGATGGTTCTACTAAATGGGTACATGTAAAAGGAAATTTATTTAAGGATGAAACAGGTAAAGCTCTTTTGTATGAAGGAACCGTGCAGGATATTACGGTTGAAAAGCTATTATCCATATCACTACAAGAGAGTAACCAAAGGTATGCATATGCTACCAAAGCTACCTTTGATGCTATATGGGATTGGGATTTTGTTTCGGATACTATTTTTTGGGGAGATGGATTTAATATTATTTTCGGGTACGATTTAAAAGACACAAAAACGGATAGCAGCTCATGGATAGAAAAGATACATTCGGATGACTATAAGAGAATAGTAGATAGTTTTAGGCAGGCAATTGACGGTAAAGAATCAAACTGGATGGCCGAGTTCAGGTTTAAAAAGGTTGATGGTATTTATGCATTTATTGTAAATAGAGGATTTATAATAAGAAACAAACAAGGTAAAGCGGTGAGAATGGTAGGGGCTATACAGGATATTACCAAACAAAAAGCTGAAGAAGAACGATTAAAATTATTAGAATCAGTAATTACCAATACCAACGATTCTATTTTGATTACTGAGGCAGAACCCTTTAATCATCCCGGACCTCGAATAATTTATGTAAATGAGGCGTTTACTAAAATGACGGGTTATAAGGCGGAGGAAGTAATTGGTAAAACACCACGTATTTTGCAGGGGCCTAAAACAAATAGATTAGAACTAAAAAAATTAAGGCAGGCTATGCATAAATGGGAGTCGTGTGAGATAACTACCATTAACTATAAAAAAAACGGGGAAGAGTTTTGGATTAACTTTACTGTTAGCCCTGTGGCCGATGAAAAAGGTTGGTATACGCATTGGATAGCTATAGAACGTGATATTACGGCAAGTAAATTGGTGGAACAATCGCTTCAAGCTTCTTATTACGAAAGAAACACTATTTTAGAAAGTATTTATGATGCGTTTTTTGCAATTGATGCGTTGGGTACAGTTATATATTGGAACAATAAAGCTGAAAAGTTTTTAGGTAAAACCAAAGAGGAAATGCTTGGACAAAATTTATGGGAAGTATTTAAGGATGCTGAGCAAAGTGTTTTTTTTAAGAACTATAGAAAAGCAATAGCTGAAAATGAAACGAAGCATTTTGAAGCGCAATCAGCCGTTTTAGGTGGTTGGTTTGAAGTGAGCGCTTATCCATCTGCTAATGGTTTATCAGTTTATTTTAAAGACATAACTGAAAGGAAAAATACCGAGATAAAATTAATGGAGTTACATAACGACTTAGAAAAACATGCTAAGGAGTTATATATATCTAATCAGGAGTTGGAGCAATTTGCTTATGTGGCTTCGCATGATTTACAAGAACCATTGCGCATGGTTACAAGTTTTTTAACACAGTTAGAGAAAAAATATATTGATGTTATTGATGATAAAGGTAAGCAGTATATTCATTTTGCTGTAGATGGGGCTAAGCGTATGCGCCAAATTATACTTGATTTATTGGAGTATTCTAAATTAGGAAAAATGGAAGATAAATTGGAGCCTTTAGATATCAATGAATTATTGAAAGAGGTATTGAGTTTGTTTTATAAAAAAATAGAAGAAAAACAGGCTGTAATATGTATTGACGAAATGCCTACCGTGTTATCATTTACTTCTCCATTACGACAAATATTTCAAAATTTAATTGGTAATAGTTTAAAATACCAGCAAGCAGGTATTAGCCCTAACATATCTATATCAGCTAAGGAGTTAGATACCCATTGGGAGTTTTCTGTGGCCGACAATGGAATAGGGATAGATGCATTATATTTCGATAAAATATTTATTATTTTTCAACGCTTACACCACAAGCAAGAATACTCGGGTACAGGTATGGGTTTGGCCATTACAAAAAAAATAATTGAAAATTTAGGTGGAAAAATTTGGGTAGAGTCGGAAGAGGGAAAAGGAAGTACTTTTTATTTTACAATCATAAAAAATTAA
- a CDS encoding PAS domain S-box protein, which yields MKWTIEMDKKKYNILVVEDNLGDFVLIEDYIKEQIIAPNIIHAKNFKEAKQLTLNNKFKFDIILLDLSLPDSSGEQLILEIVSLKLDCPIIALTGYTDIEFSIRSMSLGISDYLLKEDINTTSLYKSIVYNIERAKTNLKLYESEKRYSDLFQLSPQPMWVFDLETLCFLDVNEAAVNHYGYSKEEFLSKTIRDIRPLEDIPIVDEAVEKIKDKQEGGITVGNYRHTKKNGECIQVELRGNIINFNGKKAEIIVINDITEKANYIKAIEEQNKILNEIAWMQSHLVRAPLARMMGLIDVIQNHSLNDAEKEEMMTYLLSSANELDILIKDISNKTFEAKLKN from the coding sequence TTGAAATGGACAATTGAAATGGACAAAAAAAAATATAATATTTTAGTTGTTGAAGATAATTTAGGTGACTTTGTTTTAATAGAGGATTACATTAAGGAACAGATAATTGCTCCAAATATTATACATGCAAAAAATTTTAAAGAAGCTAAACAGTTAACACTGAATAATAAATTTAAGTTTGATATTATTTTGCTTGATCTTTCACTGCCTGATAGTAGTGGAGAGCAATTGATATTAGAAATAGTTTCACTTAAATTAGACTGCCCTATTATAGCTTTAACCGGATATACTGATATTGAATTTAGTATCAGATCTATGTCGTTAGGTATTTCTGATTATTTGTTAAAGGAAGATATTAATACAACTTCATTGTATAAAAGTATTGTTTATAATATTGAAAGAGCAAAAACCAATTTAAAATTATATGAATCGGAAAAACGGTATAGTGACTTGTTTCAATTAAGTCCACAACCTATGTGGGTATTTGATTTGGAAACACTTTGTTTTTTAGATGTAAACGAAGCAGCCGTCAATCATTATGGATATAGCAAAGAAGAATTTTTAAGTAAAACGATTAGAGATATTAGACCTCTGGAGGATATACCTATTGTTGATGAGGCCGTTGAAAAAATAAAGGATAAACAAGAGGGAGGGATTACCGTAGGTAACTACAGACATACTAAAAAAAATGGAGAATGTATTCAGGTAGAGCTACGTGGAAATATTATTAATTTTAATGGTAAAAAAGCAGAAATAATTGTAATAAATGATATTACTGAAAAGGCTAATTACATTAAAGCTATTGAAGAACAGAATAAAATATTAAACGAAATAGCATGGATGCAATCGCATTTGGTGAGGGCTCCTTTGGCCAGAATGATGGGTTTAATAGACGTAATTCAAAACCATAGTTTAAATGATGCGGAGAAAGAGGAAATGATGACTTATTTACTTAGTTCAGCTAATGAACTAGATATTTTAATTAAGGACATTTCGAATAAAACATTCGAAGCTAAACTTAAAAATTAA
- the mscL gene encoding large conductance mechanosensitive channel protein MscL has protein sequence MGLASEFREFAMKGSVIDLAVGVVIGAAFGKIVDSMVNDIIMPVVGIVSGGKSFVDKFFAIDGGNYKTLEEARKAGGAVIAYGNFIQTTLNFLIIAFVLFMVIKAMNNIKRIEELKEEILAKKLNK, from the coding sequence ATGGGTTTAGCTTCAGAATTTAGAGAATTTGCCATGAAAGGCAGTGTAATAGACTTAGCAGTGGGTGTTGTAATAGGTGCTGCGTTTGGTAAAATAGTTGATTCTATGGTAAATGATATTATTATGCCAGTAGTAGGCATCGTATCAGGAGGAAAGAGTTTTGTAGATAAATTTTTTGCCATTGATGGCGGCAACTATAAAACCTTGGAAGAAGCCAGAAAAGCAGGAGGAGCAGTAATAGCTTATGGCAATTTTATCCAAACTACTTTAAACTTTTTAATTATTGCGTTTGTACTGTTTATGGTTATAAAAGCCATGAATAATATTAAACGTATAGAAGAGTTAAAAGAGGAAATTTTAGCTAAAAAATTAAACAAATAG
- a CDS encoding multicopper oxidase domain-containing protein, protein MIFNKIKLKQLLLVSLLFCFTTPIAFTQPIVTYHLYVTDTVVNYANKPVKAYAVNGQIPMPQLNFTEGDSAVIYVHNQLKEETSIHWHGLILPNQYDGVPYLTTQPIPAGKTHLYAFKLLQSGTYWYHSHTKLQEQNGMYGAFIIRKKEHDTTFRAIDKLPDYTLVLSDWTNEKPFEVHRKLHNATDWYAIKKGSTQSYSEAIQAKHFTTKITNEWKRMLAMDVSDVYYDRFLSNGQVNDEVKHFKAGDKIRLRIINGSSSTYFWLKYAGGKMDVVANDGMDVQPVTVDRMIIAVAETYDVVVTIPDDSTAYEFLATSEDRIKSTSLWIGNGIKQLANPLPKLKYFDGMKMMNDMMKMNGRLDDMGMHMSLQQMDMNVVMYPEITGVSNNKDDQYNSNKLSDIVTLNYAMLKSPYKTNLPKATYREFKFELSGNMNRYVWSIDNKTVSETDKILIKKGENIRIILYNGSMMRHPMHLHGHFFRLLNGQGDYAPLKNVLDIFPMETDTIEFAATETNDWFFHCHILYHMMSGMGRIFSYENSPANPEIPNPKAAFKKLYADDREYHFMIQNDFASNGNDGEAMYQNTRWNFQAEWRLGYNDDHGYEVETHFGRYIGRMQWLFPYVGIDWRYRKMHEAGEKNIFGQESTKDKRAVICLGIEYTLPMLLKADARIDAEGKLRLQLMREDIPISKRLRFGFMTNSDLEYMTSLRYIVTKNAGISTHYDSDMGLGIGVMLNY, encoded by the coding sequence ATGATTTTTAATAAAATAAAATTAAAACAACTGCTGTTGGTAAGTCTGCTGTTTTGTTTCACTACACCCATAGCATTTACACAACCCATTGTAACTTATCATTTGTATGTAACCGATACAGTAGTTAACTATGCCAACAAACCTGTAAAAGCATATGCTGTAAATGGCCAAATACCAATGCCTCAATTAAACTTTACCGAAGGCGATAGTGCAGTAATTTATGTCCACAATCAATTAAAAGAAGAAACATCTATCCATTGGCACGGGCTTATATTGCCTAATCAATACGATGGTGTTCCATACTTAACAACCCAACCTATACCCGCAGGAAAAACCCATCTTTATGCTTTTAAATTGTTACAAAGTGGTACTTACTGGTACCATAGTCATACCAAATTGCAAGAACAAAATGGCATGTATGGAGCCTTTATAATTCGAAAAAAAGAACACGATACTACTTTTAGAGCTATTGATAAACTACCCGACTACACCTTGGTATTAAGCGACTGGACCAACGAAAAACCTTTTGAAGTACATAGAAAATTACACAATGCCACTGATTGGTATGCCATAAAAAAAGGCTCTACACAAAGTTACTCCGAAGCCATACAAGCCAAACATTTTACAACCAAAATAACCAATGAATGGAAACGTATGTTAGCCATGGATGTAAGTGATGTGTATTACGATAGATTTTTAAGCAATGGACAGGTAAATGATGAAGTAAAACATTTTAAAGCGGGCGATAAAATACGTTTACGCATTATCAATGGTTCTTCCTCTACCTATTTCTGGTTAAAATATGCAGGTGGTAAAATGGATGTAGTAGCTAACGATGGAATGGACGTACAACCCGTTACAGTGGATAGAATGATTATAGCCGTAGCCGAAACGTATGATGTAGTTGTAACTATTCCTGATGATAGCACCGCTTACGAATTTTTAGCTACTTCGGAAGACAGGATTAAATCCACTTCGTTATGGATAGGTAACGGTATAAAACAATTGGCAAACCCACTTCCCAAACTAAAATATTTTGATGGCATGAAAATGATGAACGACATGATGAAAATGAATGGTCGCTTAGACGATATGGGCATGCACATGAGTTTACAACAAATGGATATGAATGTAGTCATGTACCCGGAAATTACAGGTGTAAGTAATAACAAAGATGACCAATACAATAGCAATAAATTATCAGATATAGTTACGCTGAACTATGCCATGCTCAAATCGCCATACAAAACCAATTTACCCAAAGCCACTTATAGAGAGTTTAAGTTTGAACTATCAGGCAACATGAACAGATATGTATGGAGCATTGATAACAAAACCGTTTCAGAAACCGATAAAATACTGATTAAAAAAGGAGAAAACATACGGATTATATTATACAATGGTTCCATGATGAGGCACCCTATGCACTTACATGGTCATTTCTTCAGGCTGCTCAATGGACAAGGTGATTATGCACCTTTAAAAAATGTATTGGATATATTCCCAATGGAAACAGATACTATTGAATTTGCCGCAACTGAAACCAACGACTGGTTTTTCCATTGCCATATTTTATACCACATGATGAGTGGTATGGGGCGCATATTCAGTTATGAAAACTCCCCTGCCAATCCTGAAATACCAAACCCTAAAGCGGCTTTTAAAAAACTGTATGCCGATGACCGCGAATACCATTTTATGATACAAAATGACTTTGCCAGCAATGGCAATGATGGAGAAGCCATGTACCAAAATACCCGTTGGAATTTCCAGGCGGAATGGCGTTTAGGTTATAATGACGACCATGGTTATGAAGTAGAAACTCATTTTGGTAGATATATCGGACGTATGCAATGGTTATTTCCTTATGTAGGTATTGACTGGCGTTATAGAAAAATGCATGAGGCAGGAGAAAAGAATATTTTCGGGCAAGAAAGCACCAAGGATAAAAGAGCTGTTATTTGTTTGGGTATTGAATACACCTTGCCCATGCTGTTAAAAGCCGATGCAAGAATAGACGCTGAAGGTAAATTGCGTTTGCAACTCATGCGGGAAGATATTCCCATTAGCAAACGTTTACGTTTTGGTTTTATGACTAATTCAGACCTAGAATACATGACCTCCTTACGCTATATAGTAACAAAAAATGCAGGCATTTCAACCCATTACGATAGCGATATGGGCCTTGGTATTGGCGTAATGCTAAACTATTAA
- a CDS encoding tRNA-binding protein, with the protein MNTITWTDFEKVALHVGTIIQVEDFPEAKKPAYKIWVDFGEKIGVKKTSAQVTFHYTKQDLLGKQIVGVINFEPKQIANFISEFLLTGFADENGHIIITAVDKPTPNGSKLI; encoded by the coding sequence ATGAATACCATTACCTGGACTGATTTTGAAAAGGTAGCTTTACATGTAGGCACTATTATACAAGTAGAGGACTTTCCTGAAGCGAAGAAACCAGCCTATAAAATATGGGTTGATTTTGGGGAGAAAATTGGTGTTAAGAAAACATCGGCTCAAGTAACATTTCATTATACCAAGCAGGATTTATTGGGCAAGCAAATAGTAGGGGTAATCAATTTTGAACCCAAGCAAATAGCCAATTTTATCAGTGAGTTCCTTTTAACTGGCTTTGCTGATGAAAACGGACATATTATAATTACTGCAGTTGATAAACCGACTCCAAACGGAAGTAAATTGATATAA
- a CDS encoding LamG-like jellyroll fold domain-containing protein, whose amino-acid sequence MKKIVLILILLPMLSKAQNTLTNGLIAYYKFDGNLADSSGNNNHGTNFGSQFTTDKNNISSKAVNFNGTSAYINVPASTSLNSVQNELSISAWVNVTDWYHWAEFSYAALLCKSNTSSSTQYRFSLLNNAFDVISNQKKFYKLIPTSFDTGTWYHVAIAKKADSCILYVNGNVMQTAVTEGTFPSDSTKPLEIGRDYAGSMEYYNGKMDELRIYNRALTSVEVTAIYNNVNTSIHNAKVTPISNLVIYPNPSNGIFHLNVSALNVQKIEVFNHIGQMVFSSNQALNEINLSYLNKGVYFVKVTDSKESIFKSQLVIE is encoded by the coding sequence ATGAAAAAAATAGTTTTAATTTTAATCTTACTTCCAATGCTATCAAAGGCACAAAACACATTAACAAATGGTTTAATTGCCTATTACAAATTTGATGGTAATCTGGCCGATTCAAGTGGAAACAATAACCACGGAACCAACTTTGGTTCTCAGTTTACAACAGACAAAAATAATATAAGTTCCAAAGCTGTTAACTTTAATGGTACCAGTGCTTACATCAATGTACCTGCATCTACTAGTCTTAACTCTGTACAAAATGAATTATCTATTTCTGCCTGGGTTAATGTAACAGATTGGTATCATTGGGCAGAATTTTCATATGCGGCTTTACTTTGTAAATCAAATACAAGTTCTTCTACTCAATACAGATTCTCTTTATTAAACAATGCTTTTGACGTTATTTCAAATCAAAAAAAATTCTATAAATTAATCCCTACTTCATTCGATACTGGAACATGGTATCATGTAGCCATTGCAAAAAAAGCCGATAGTTGTATACTTTACGTAAATGGTAATGTTATGCAAACTGCCGTTACTGAAGGCACATTCCCATCAGACTCAACAAAACCTTTAGAAATAGGCAGAGATTATGCCGGCAGTATGGAATATTATAATGGTAAAATGGATGAATTACGTATTTATAACAGGGCATTAACAAGTGTAGAAGTGACAGCTATTTATAACAATGTAAATACTTCTATTCATAATGCTAAAGTTACACCTATATCGAATTTAGTTATATACCCTAATCCATCTAATGGCATTTTTCATTTAAATGTATCAGCTTTAAATGTTCAAAAAATAGAAGTCTTTAATCATATCGGGCAAATGGTATTCAGTAGTAATCAAGCATTGAATGAAATCAACTTAAGCTATTTAAATAAAGGTGTTTACTTTGTTAAAGTTACCGATTCAAAAGAATCTATTTTTAAATCACAATTAGTTATTGAATAA
- a CDS encoding heavy-metal-associated domain-containing protein produces the protein MENQIFNTNINCSSCVAKVTNTLNQVVGEGNWEVDTNQATKPLTIKNNSVSSNEIIESIEKIGFKAVAQ, from the coding sequence ATGGAAAATCAAATATTCAATACCAACATCAATTGCAGCAGCTGTGTTGCTAAAGTAACTAATACCTTAAACCAAGTAGTTGGCGAGGGTAATTGGGAAGTAGACACTAACCAAGCTACAAAACCTTTAACCATTAAAAACAATAGTGTATCAAGCAACGAAATTATTGAATCAATTGAAAAAATTGGTTTCAAAGCAGTAGCACAATAA
- a CDS encoding DUF3347 domain-containing protein, whose protein sequence is MKTILSIIIIGMLSITACNASIKNVSTQNVKVYGNCDICKANIEKAGSSNNSYKTIWNKDSKIAAITFDKEKTNLQEVLKQIALAGYDNEQYLAPTESYNKLLACCQYDRAKKQNASLPITNNNTSNTVTNETAVVTNTNQLTAVFDHYFLLKDALVQSNSKEASNKALNLEKSLQAIKMEQLTSKEHVVWMKIEKDLKSITQNIAKANTIAKQRNFFIALSKNMYELLKVSSTEQTIYYQHCPMANNGKGANWLSKENTIKNPYYGSQMLSCGSTVETIKP, encoded by the coding sequence ATGAAAACCATATTATCAATCATTATTATTGGCATGCTTTCTATTACAGCATGCAATGCCAGCATTAAAAATGTAAGTACCCAAAATGTAAAAGTATATGGCAACTGCGATATTTGCAAAGCCAATATAGAAAAGGCTGGTAGTAGCAACAACAGCTATAAAACCATTTGGAACAAAGACAGTAAAATAGCCGCCATTACTTTTGATAAAGAAAAAACAAACCTACAAGAAGTATTAAAACAAATAGCTTTGGCTGGTTACGACAATGAGCAATATTTGGCTCCTACGGAATCGTACAATAAACTATTAGCCTGTTGCCAATATGATAGAGCAAAAAAACAAAATGCTTCATTACCTATAACAAATAACAACACAAGCAATACCGTAACCAATGAAACAGCTGTTGTTACCAATACAAATCAATTAACGGCTGTGTTCGATCATTACTTTTTATTGAAAGATGCTTTGGTGCAATCAAACAGCAAGGAAGCCAGTAACAAAGCTTTAAACTTAGAAAAATCTTTGCAAGCCATTAAAATGGAACAACTCACAAGCAAAGAACATGTAGTTTGGATGAAAATAGAAAAAGATTTAAAAAGTATTACTCAAAATATAGCAAAGGCTAATACCATTGCAAAACAACGTAATTTCTTTATAGCACTTTCAAAAAATATGTACGAGTTATTAAAGGTAAGTAGTACAGAACAAACTATTTATTACCAACATTGTCCAATGGCCAATAATGGCAAAGGAGCTAATTGGTTAAGTAAAGAAAACACCATTAAAAATCCTTACTACGGCTCACAAATGCTTTCGTGTGGAAGTACCGTAGAAACCATTAAACCATAA
- a CDS encoding response regulator yields MKTIHILLVEDNDGDILLTTEALEEGKIVNKISVVRDGKEAIDFVSKEGKYKEADTPDLVLLDVNLPKKNGYEVLQHIKSLEELKQIPVIMLTTSSSENDIMQSYKNYANCFITKPVEVNEFMDAVAKIEDFWINIVKLPKNKN; encoded by the coding sequence ATGAAAACAATACATATTCTTTTGGTAGAGGATAATGATGGTGATATACTATTAACTACCGAGGCTTTAGAGGAAGGGAAAATTGTTAATAAAATTAGTGTGGTAAGGGATGGGAAGGAGGCTATTGATTTTGTTAGTAAAGAGGGTAAATATAAAGAGGCTGATACGCCCGATTTGGTATTGTTAGATGTTAATTTACCTAAAAAAAATGGGTATGAAGTATTGCAACATATTAAATCACTGGAAGAGTTAAAACAAATTCCGGTTATTATGCTTACCACCTCTTCTTCTGAGAATGATATTATGCAATCGTATAAAAATTACGCCAATTGTTTTATTACAAAACCAGTGGAAGTGAATGAATTTATGGATGCAGTAGCTAAAATTGAAGATTTTTGGATAAATATTGTTAAGTTGCCTAAGAACAAAAACTAA